A window of the Nocardia sp. NBC_01329 genome harbors these coding sequences:
- a CDS encoding cytochrome P450, with the protein MDQPQHGRYRKPLASKFTARRMRLLTERIERITVDHLDAMEKAGPPTDLVTAFARPIPAVMICELLGVPYQDRGSFQENVESFMSGETSDEDLIAAVTATYDYLTALVAAKRTHPTDDVLSELTDTDLTDDELRGMALVLLAAGLDTTANMLALGTFALLRHPEQLAALRADPALTDHAIEELLRYLSVAKTFMRAALEDVELAGRTIEAGQVVVASFHTANRDPERFTDPHALDLHRRVDGHLAFGHGAHLCLGAQLARVEMRVAFPALINRFPTLRLAVPAEEVALRPETADIYGVKSLPITWDV; encoded by the coding sequence ATGGACCAGCCGCAGCACGGGCGCTATCGGAAGCCGCTGGCGAGCAAGTTCACCGCTCGCCGGATGCGGCTGCTCACCGAACGCATCGAGCGGATCACCGTCGACCACCTCGACGCGATGGAGAAAGCCGGGCCACCAACGGATCTGGTGACCGCGTTCGCCAGGCCCATTCCCGCCGTCATGATCTGCGAACTGCTCGGAGTGCCCTACCAGGACCGGGGCTCCTTCCAGGAGAACGTGGAGTCGTTCATGAGCGGGGAAACCAGCGACGAGGACCTGATAGCGGCGGTAACCGCGACCTACGACTACCTGACGGCACTGGTTGCCGCCAAGCGCACACACCCCACCGACGACGTGCTCAGCGAGCTCACCGACACCGATCTCACCGATGACGAGCTACGGGGGATGGCTCTGGTGCTGCTGGCGGCCGGACTCGATACCACCGCGAACATGCTGGCCCTGGGCACATTCGCGCTTCTGCGTCATCCGGAACAGCTCGCCGCGCTGCGTGCCGATCCCGCTCTCACCGACCACGCGATAGAGGAGTTGCTGCGGTATCTGAGCGTCGCCAAGACGTTCATGAGAGCAGCGCTGGAAGATGTAGAGCTGGCCGGCCGGACGATCGAGGCCGGGCAGGTGGTCGTCGCATCGTTCCATACCGCCAACCGCGACCCCGAGCGCTTCACCGACCCCCACGCCCTTGACCTCCACAGACGAGTCGACGGGCATCTGGCCTTCGGCCACGGAGCTCACCTGTGCCTGGGAGCTCAGCTCGCCCGCGTCGAGATGCGCGTCGCGTTTCCAGCGCTGATCAACAGGTTTCCCACGCTGCGCCTGGCGGTCCCGGCCGAAGAGGTTGCCCTGCGCCCGGAGACAGCGGACATCTACGGGGTGAAGAGCCTTCCGATCACCTGGGACGTCTGA
- a CDS encoding PadR family transcriptional regulator, protein MLKGTLEGCVLEIIGTEETYGYAITRRLNELGFTDIVEGTVYAILLRLEKNELVAVSKRPSEVGPARKFFALNDAGREELAKFWAKWEFVSARINELRESDT, encoded by the coding sequence ATGTTGAAGGGAACTCTCGAGGGCTGCGTCCTCGAGATCATCGGCACCGAGGAAACCTACGGATACGCCATCACGCGTCGGCTGAACGAACTCGGTTTCACCGACATCGTCGAAGGCACGGTCTACGCCATCCTTCTCCGACTGGAGAAGAACGAGCTGGTCGCGGTGTCGAAGCGGCCCTCGGAAGTCGGGCCGGCACGCAAGTTCTTCGCACTAAACGACGCGGGACGCGAAGAGCTCGCGAAGTTCTGGGCGAAATGGGAATTCGTTTCAGCACGCATCAACGAGCTCAGGGAAAGTGACACATGA
- a CDS encoding DUF1048 domain-containing protein gives MNFWETITGSDLTREYKAFEARAGALPAEYRAAWEEITTHLFARSGGTGRNLMPILDGALGLLEEAASEGQRVDEVLGADVKGFCAAIAGEEGAKTYRDRWREQLNSNVAEKLSRLGD, from the coding sequence ATGAACTTCTGGGAGACAATCACGGGAAGCGATCTCACCAGGGAATACAAGGCCTTCGAGGCCCGGGCCGGTGCTCTTCCGGCCGAATATCGAGCGGCGTGGGAGGAAATCACGACCCACCTGTTCGCTCGCTCGGGTGGCACGGGTCGGAACCTGATGCCGATCCTCGACGGCGCACTGGGGCTGCTCGAAGAAGCAGCGTCGGAAGGTCAGCGGGTCGATGAAGTGCTGGGCGCCGACGTCAAAGGCTTCTGCGCGGCGATCGCCGGCGAAGAAGGCGCCAAGACCTATCGCGACAGATGGCGCGAACAGCTGAACAGCAATGTCGCCGAGAAACTGAGCAGGCTGGGAGACTGA
- a CDS encoding DUF1048 domain-containing protein — MGIREIIEGKKQWRAHKARVEALPPDYRIVYEEIQKYLFKVGPVDLADGNLLSGLVEFFEEGATTGKGVIELIGNDIAAFCDDLIKDSPTYADIYHESVSKEIGNR; from the coding sequence ATGGGAATTCGCGAAATCATCGAAGGCAAGAAGCAGTGGCGGGCGCACAAGGCACGGGTCGAGGCGCTCCCACCCGATTACCGGATCGTCTACGAGGAAATCCAGAAATACTTGTTCAAGGTCGGCCCGGTCGATCTCGCCGACGGGAACCTGCTGTCGGGGCTTGTCGAGTTCTTCGAGGAAGGAGCAACGACCGGTAAAGGGGTCATAGAATTGATCGGCAACGATATCGCAGCCTTCTGCGATGACCTCATAAAGGACTCACCGACCTATGCCGACATCTACCACGAGTCCGTCAGCAAGGAAATCGGCAACCGCTGA
- a CDS encoding outer membrane protein assembly factor BamB family protein: protein MTFAAWAFGLWKTAFLRLPILVAAAVLLVPNASVVSAAPPVGTDDDWPMWQFDLAGSRHNPHETALTAATVSSLQLKWAFAFPDSIAASSQPAVVDGTVYVGGRNGTFYALDVHTGAIRWSFRAETPLGGNLPTYGLRNGPAVVDGTVYFGDNSARMWALDAQTGAQRWVRQLDNHRYAIITGSPLVFDGHVYVGVSSQELGTATSDLYPCCTFRGSVVALDAATGNVRWQHYTIPPPEPTPSGSPPFAPSGAPVWSSPTIHPESRTLYYTAGNPYTGRPEGAEAIGALDIDTGTARWVRRMTPGEAPWNGRCTYPPPGGNCPEPGHDFDFGSQPNIFEIGDRSVVGAGQKSGVYHLLDAVTGEIVWQTRLNTPTPVLPIPGSESLQGIQWGASYDGHRLYVATYQGTPGTLFALHPATGEVIWSTPNPAHGCLFDPPPIPMLPLCQLAMPNAVSSTPGLVYEGSLDGKMRVFSAETGAVLWEYNTARHFHTVNGVPGVGGGISGHGAVVANGMLFTNSGYGRQITTGMPGNVLLAFGLP from the coding sequence ATGACCTTCGCGGCTTGGGCATTCGGACTGTGGAAGACAGCGTTTTTGCGGTTACCGATCCTTGTGGCCGCGGCTGTCCTGCTGGTGCCGAACGCCAGCGTCGTGAGCGCCGCGCCACCTGTCGGCACCGATGATGATTGGCCGATGTGGCAGTTCGACCTTGCCGGTTCCCGGCACAATCCACACGAGACCGCTCTCACGGCGGCCACAGTGTCCTCGTTGCAGCTGAAGTGGGCGTTCGCGTTCCCCGACTCGATCGCCGCTTCCAGCCAGCCGGCAGTCGTGGACGGAACCGTTTACGTCGGCGGCCGCAACGGGACGTTCTATGCGCTGGACGTGCATACCGGTGCGATCCGGTGGTCGTTCCGAGCCGAGACACCCCTCGGCGGAAACCTCCCGACGTACGGGCTGCGCAACGGGCCCGCGGTCGTCGATGGAACGGTTTACTTCGGCGACAACTCGGCCAGGATGTGGGCTCTCGATGCACAGACCGGTGCCCAGCGCTGGGTCCGTCAACTGGACAACCATCGTTACGCGATCATCACCGGTTCACCCCTCGTGTTCGACGGTCACGTCTATGTCGGTGTGTCCAGTCAAGAGCTGGGTACCGCCACCAGCGACCTGTACCCGTGTTGCACCTTCCGGGGAAGTGTTGTTGCACTCGACGCCGCGACCGGCAACGTGCGATGGCAGCACTACACGATTCCGCCACCGGAGCCGACCCCCAGTGGGTCGCCGCCATTTGCCCCCAGCGGTGCGCCGGTGTGGTCGTCACCCACGATCCACCCGGAGTCGCGCACGCTGTACTACACCGCGGGCAACCCCTACACCGGTCGTCCCGAGGGTGCGGAAGCGATCGGCGCGCTGGACATCGACACCGGAACCGCCCGGTGGGTCCGCCGGATGACTCCCGGGGAAGCCCCCTGGAACGGCCGCTGCACCTATCCGCCTCCGGGCGGCAACTGCCCCGAGCCCGGTCACGATTTCGACTTCGGTTCGCAGCCGAACATTTTCGAGATCGGTGACCGCTCGGTCGTCGGCGCGGGCCAGAAGAGCGGTGTCTACCATCTGCTCGACGCCGTCACCGGCGAGATCGTCTGGCAGACCAGGTTGAACACGCCGACACCGGTGCTGCCCATCCCGGGGTCGGAGTCACTGCAAGGTATCCAATGGGGTGCCAGCTACGACGGCCACCGCCTATATGTCGCCACTTATCAGGGCACGCCGGGCACACTTTTCGCGCTGCACCCGGCGACCGGCGAGGTCATCTGGAGCACGCCGAATCCCGCCCACGGTTGCCTGTTCGATCCACCGCCGATTCCGATGCTTCCGCTGTGCCAGCTCGCCATGCCGAACGCCGTCTCGTCGACACCCGGCCTGGTCTACGAGGGCAGTCTGGATGGCAAGATGCGCGTTTTCTCCGCCGAGACCGGCGCCGTCCTCTGGGAATACAACACGGCACGGCACTTTCACACCGTGAACGGGGTGCCGGGTGTCGGCGGCGGTATCAGCGGTCATGGCGCCGTCGTCGCGAACGGCATGCTGTTCACCAATTCCGGTTACGGCCGACAGATCACCACCGGTATGCCGGGTAATGTCCTGTTGGCCTTCGGTCTTCCCTGA
- a CDS encoding serine hydrolase, whose amino-acid sequence MLRKLTMVVVAALPVLAGCTSDAIGDHPCAPIPAPGVTSAEGWLGRISAEPDNISIAVDDGKGHTAGRRGDDQQPIASAMKVVPLAAYARAVATGTLDPQERVPVTEWERWYLPGTDGGAHEQARTRMPGDTVTLDQMVSAMIRESDNAVPDYLRDRLGDRALAEAAEAGGWDDYSPSTKLGDVIRLLEPGTVDVWSAARRYAADPVYREMMRSRPLPPYPVQASWADTTPTASAHQLASMHRSIATGSFGPGTDIARGQLEWLPAPDGYVAMGLKGGSFPGVLADAFYLRRADGTAATAVLLDRRMPETTWLTALQTLSEQEVLIRAMMEPEMLRRLTCSL is encoded by the coding sequence ATGTTGCGCAAGCTCACCATGGTCGTCGTGGCAGCGCTGCCTGTGCTCGCGGGATGCACCAGCGATGCGATCGGGGACCACCCGTGCGCTCCGATCCCGGCCCCGGGGGTCACGTCGGCCGAGGGATGGCTGGGCCGGATCAGCGCGGAGCCGGACAATATCTCGATCGCCGTCGACGACGGAAAAGGACATACTGCCGGTCGGCGCGGCGACGACCAGCAACCCATCGCGTCGGCAATGAAGGTCGTCCCACTCGCTGCCTATGCCCGGGCCGTCGCGACCGGAACACTCGACCCGCAGGAACGCGTTCCCGTCACCGAATGGGAGCGCTGGTACCTGCCGGGCACCGACGGCGGGGCCCACGAACAGGCGCGAACCCGGATGCCCGGCGATACGGTCACTCTCGACCAGATGGTCAGCGCGATGATTCGCGAAAGCGACAACGCTGTCCCCGACTACCTGCGCGACCGCCTCGGCGACCGAGCACTGGCCGAGGCGGCCGAAGCGGGTGGGTGGGACGACTATTCACCCTCGACGAAGCTGGGCGATGTGATCCGCTTGCTCGAGCCGGGGACAGTCGACGTCTGGTCGGCAGCGCGCCGCTATGCCGCCGACCCGGTGTACCGAGAGATGATGCGGTCGAGACCGTTGCCGCCTTACCCCGTTCAAGCGTCGTGGGCCGACACCACACCCACCGCATCGGCACACCAGCTCGCATCGATGCACCGTTCGATCGCCACCGGCAGCTTCGGGCCGGGGACAGATATCGCACGGGGACAACTGGAATGGCTTCCCGCGCCGGACGGGTACGTGGCGATGGGATTGAAGGGGGGTTCGTTTCCCGGCGTGCTGGCCGATGCGTTCTATCTACGCCGCGCCGACGGTACCGCCGCGACCGCCGTTCTGCTCGATCGTCGCATGCCCGAGACCACATGGCTCACCGCGCTGCAGACTCTGAGTGAACAGGAAGTGCTCATCCGCGCCATGATGGAACCGGAGATGCTGCGCCGATTAACGTGTTCGCTATGA
- a CDS encoding winged helix-turn-helix domain-containing protein — MTDVDAKLAELEARIEALEGQPRPGDAAAHGSIEYRGHVDFAGEVNWTIRYSAAAVLQLSATARGEVLAALGHPVRLALVQLLLDGPCTGTEMAEAVGLTSTGQLYHHVRALSSAGIIEQHSRATYQIPPPKVVPVLVLMTAAADIADLLGR; from the coding sequence ATGACCGATGTCGATGCGAAACTCGCCGAGTTGGAGGCCCGAATCGAGGCGCTGGAGGGGCAGCCGCGGCCCGGCGACGCTGCCGCCCACGGGTCCATCGAATATCGCGGTCACGTCGATTTCGCCGGCGAGGTCAACTGGACCATCCGATACAGCGCGGCAGCGGTGCTCCAACTATCCGCCACTGCCCGTGGGGAAGTACTGGCCGCGCTGGGACATCCGGTTCGGCTGGCGCTGGTCCAGTTACTGCTCGACGGCCCGTGCACCGGGACCGAGATGGCCGAAGCCGTCGGCCTCACCTCCACCGGGCAGCTGTATCACCATGTGCGCGCGCTGTCGTCGGCCGGAATCATCGAACAGCACAGCCGCGCCACCTATCAGATACCGCCGCCGAAAGTCGTTCCGGTACTGGTGTTGATGACCGCAGCGGCCGATATCGCCGACCTTCTCGGCCGCTGA
- a CDS encoding TetR family transcriptional regulator, translating into MHRYHEITVADIATEAQTSTATFYQYFPDIASAALELVRLVIDEGGRMTKIVRETDWSGPSAYASSEALASEFLSFWAEHMAVLRVLDIFLAEGDRRFYELRLRFLSEVTDEITRAAGRCRAHSGETTSAEPRAIGAVLVSMLAHVAAHQKGMQTEGIATTETQKVMAQIIHHAITGR; encoded by the coding sequence GTGCACAGGTACCACGAGATCACGGTGGCGGATATCGCCACCGAGGCACAGACGAGTACCGCGACCTTCTATCAGTACTTCCCGGATATAGCCTCGGCTGCACTGGAACTGGTGAGGCTCGTCATCGACGAGGGGGGACGTATGACAAAGATCGTCCGGGAGACCGACTGGAGTGGGCCGTCGGCGTATGCCTCCTCCGAGGCACTCGCGTCGGAATTCCTCTCGTTCTGGGCGGAGCACATGGCAGTACTCCGGGTGCTCGACATTTTCCTCGCTGAGGGTGATCGGCGCTTCTACGAATTGCGTCTCCGGTTTCTCAGCGAGGTCACCGACGAGATCACCCGTGCCGCCGGCAGGTGCCGTGCGCACAGCGGTGAAACGACCTCGGCGGAGCCGCGAGCCATCGGGGCAGTACTGGTGTCGATGCTCGCACACGTCGCGGCACATCAGAAGGGAATGCAGACCGAGGGCATCGCCACGACAGAAACACAGAAGGTCATGGCACAGATCATTCACCATGCGATCACGGGCAGGTGA
- a CDS encoding Zn-ribbon domain-containing OB-fold protein, whose translation MREHPGGERGQLLRRCRPVLATCVMMPRPAPEPTSLTRGFWEAARRHELVVQRCTACRVYRHYPRVLCPDCHSADWQWTPVSGRGTIFTFTVTHRAFHPAWVDRVPYVCATIELDEGVRMVSDLPAEDTARAEIGMRVEVFFEEQPDDGATLPRFRLCENPPAYVVHE comes from the coding sequence ATGCGAGAACATCCTGGTGGTGAACGAGGGCAACTTCTTCGACGGTGCCGTCCTGTCCTTGCGACGTGCGTCATGATGCCGCGTCCGGCGCCGGAGCCCACCTCTCTGACTCGCGGCTTCTGGGAGGCCGCGCGCCGTCACGAATTGGTGGTACAGCGATGTACCGCCTGCCGTGTGTATCGCCACTACCCTCGGGTGCTGTGCCCGGACTGTCACAGCGCGGATTGGCAATGGACCCCGGTCAGCGGGCGCGGCACGATCTTCACGTTCACCGTCACTCACCGGGCCTTCCATCCCGCTTGGGTCGATCGGGTGCCGTATGTCTGTGCCACCATCGAACTCGATGAGGGAGTTCGTATGGTCAGCGACCTGCCCGCCGAGGACACCGCACGCGCCGAAATCGGCATGCGTGTAGAGGTGTTCTTCGAGGAGCAGCCCGATGACGGTGCCACGCTACCGAGGTTCCGTTTATGTGAGAATCCACCCGCCTATGTCGTGCACGAGTAG
- a CDS encoding thiolase C-terminal domain-containing protein → MTLTAQCAIVGVGQTVYTRGTDRSTLELHLEACRRALDDAGLTVADVDGVIPSSLAQGTVEDFIVNLGLRDLAFSTSVQLGGASLIASVQNACMAISTGVASCVLIPAGRRGYSGERVSTGKAVTAASMATVREFEFPLGNIGAAQWFAQAAQRHMHEFGTTSEQLGHVAVNSRANANLNERALMYGKPMTLADHQNSRMITSPFRLFDCSLESDGAGALVIVSAERGRDLRKPPVLISGVGISHSDSPTSITQKPHVAGVPAIGVAARRALGMAGMHVTDADCLIIHEGFTWYVIAALEALGVVGMGEGGPYVEEGHIRLDGRTPVNPHGGALSEAHVSGMNHIIEGVRQLRDEVEPARQVDGCENILVVNEGNFFDGAVLSLRRAS, encoded by the coding sequence ATGACTCTGACCGCGCAGTGCGCAATCGTCGGAGTCGGACAGACGGTGTACACCCGAGGAACAGACAGATCGACGCTCGAGCTGCACTTGGAGGCGTGCCGGCGCGCGCTGGACGATGCCGGGCTGACGGTAGCCGACGTCGACGGAGTCATTCCCAGTTCGCTGGCTCAGGGCACGGTCGAGGACTTCATCGTCAACCTCGGTCTGCGGGACCTGGCGTTCAGCACCTCGGTCCAGCTCGGCGGCGCAAGCCTGATCGCCTCGGTGCAGAACGCCTGCATGGCGATCTCGACGGGCGTGGCCTCATGCGTCCTGATCCCGGCCGGTCGACGTGGATATTCCGGTGAACGGGTGTCGACCGGCAAGGCCGTCACCGCGGCCTCGATGGCGACCGTCCGCGAGTTCGAGTTTCCGCTCGGAAACATCGGCGCTGCACAATGGTTCGCGCAAGCGGCCCAGCGCCACATGCACGAGTTCGGCACAACCAGTGAACAACTCGGCCATGTGGCGGTGAACAGCCGCGCGAACGCCAACTTGAACGAGCGTGCGCTCATGTACGGCAAGCCCATGACGCTGGCCGATCACCAGAACTCGAGGATGATCACCTCACCGTTCCGCTTGTTCGACTGTTCATTGGAATCCGACGGGGCGGGAGCACTCGTGATCGTCAGTGCCGAGCGCGGCCGGGATCTTCGAAAACCGCCTGTCCTGATATCGGGAGTGGGTATATCCCATAGCGATTCGCCGACGTCGATCACGCAGAAGCCGCACGTCGCCGGTGTGCCCGCGATAGGGGTTGCTGCCCGCCGCGCACTGGGGATGGCGGGTATGCACGTGACGGATGCAGATTGTCTGATAATTCACGAGGGATTCACCTGGTATGTTATCGCCGCACTGGAGGCGCTCGGGGTGGTGGGCATGGGTGAAGGCGGACCCTATGTAGAGGAGGGCCATATCCGTCTGGACGGACGCACTCCCGTCAACCCCCATGGAGGTGCGCTCTCGGAGGCGCACGTATCGGGTATGAACCACATTATCGAGGGTGTCCGCCAACTCAGAGACGAAGTGGAGCCGGCCCGGCAAGTCGACGGATGCGAGAACATCCTGGTGGTGAACGAGGGCAACTTCTTCGACGGTGCCGTCCTGTCCTTGCGACGTGCGTCATGA
- a CDS encoding acetate--CoA ligase family protein gives MVGAHDTRAGLASVTSRALAHANRIGAAFYPVNPTKDKVFDIPSAADLAALPGPIDVVLVLVRDAEAVVNSARDAGLDVGFFLVFANGYSELGTDEGIERERSLVRAVHSAGARLIGPNTNANAWDPLDELPGRRIGVISQSGAQGRPLTQAQQLGVALSYWAPTGNEADLAAADFVEFLAQDPDTAVISAYIEGFTSGRRLREAAVAAIENDTPIVLVKVGRSEVGRVMAQSHTGHLVGTDEVWDVFFEQFGIVRVDDFDELIEIGAALARCPIPTADGVVVCSVSGGSAAHVGDLATVGGLPLPALSSATQTLLREVIPAELNISNPVDNGGVAVLAGSGVRILELCLRDDAIGVMLCPVPAPGGGLTEAVGASLVEFARTAKKPILPIWNGASTDHPVYRELWAAGLPVFRNVRNAVGAARALLGHPARNPELREVVRLARALPSPPPRVRSTTLLDESQSTRWLEDRGFEFAAHRTADTIADACAAADEIGYPVVLKGRGHSHKSEHGFVRTGLDGPEAVSSAAAEMRSRGAEGFLIAQQVSEGIELLGGISVDPVLGPVVLIGAGGVNAEMYRDVARAVLPLTRARAEKMVAGLRISPLLDGWRGAQPADRAAVVDAVLRLAELAATGEVAELDINPLLARADGVIGLDALVRLTTPAADVPETQAL, from the coding sequence GTGGTAGGGGCCCATGACACGCGCGCGGGTCTGGCCAGCGTCACCAGCCGCGCGCTGGCACATGCCAACCGAATCGGTGCGGCTTTCTATCCGGTGAATCCGACCAAGGACAAAGTCTTCGACATTCCCTCTGCGGCAGATCTCGCCGCACTGCCGGGGCCGATCGATGTTGTCCTGGTTCTGGTACGAGATGCCGAGGCCGTGGTGAACTCCGCGAGAGACGCCGGGCTCGACGTGGGCTTCTTTCTGGTATTCGCGAACGGCTATTCGGAACTCGGTACAGATGAGGGTATCGAACGGGAGAGATCTCTGGTCAGGGCGGTGCACAGCGCCGGTGCCCGACTGATCGGACCCAATACCAATGCGAACGCGTGGGACCCGCTCGACGAGCTGCCGGGGCGGCGGATCGGGGTGATTTCACAGAGCGGCGCTCAGGGGCGACCGCTGACCCAGGCGCAGCAGCTCGGCGTCGCGTTGAGCTACTGGGCACCGACAGGAAATGAAGCCGACCTGGCTGCGGCGGACTTCGTCGAGTTCCTGGCGCAGGATCCCGATACCGCGGTCATCAGCGCCTACATCGAAGGGTTCACCTCGGGCAGGCGCTTACGAGAAGCTGCGGTGGCCGCGATCGAGAACGACACACCCATCGTTCTGGTGAAGGTCGGTCGCAGTGAGGTCGGCCGGGTGATGGCCCAGTCCCACACCGGGCATCTGGTCGGCACCGACGAAGTGTGGGACGTTTTCTTCGAGCAGTTCGGCATCGTGCGCGTCGATGATTTCGACGAACTCATCGAGATCGGTGCGGCGCTGGCCCGCTGTCCCATACCCACAGCGGATGGGGTCGTGGTGTGCAGCGTATCCGGCGGCTCGGCCGCGCATGTCGGTGATCTCGCCACGGTGGGCGGCTTGCCGCTTCCAGCGCTCAGTTCCGCGACGCAAACCCTGCTGCGCGAGGTGATTCCCGCGGAATTGAACATCTCGAACCCGGTGGACAATGGCGGTGTGGCCGTGCTTGCCGGCAGCGGGGTTCGCATCTTGGAGCTGTGTTTGCGTGACGACGCCATCGGTGTGATGCTGTGCCCCGTCCCCGCGCCGGGCGGCGGGCTCACCGAGGCCGTCGGCGCCAGCCTCGTCGAGTTCGCGCGAACCGCGAAGAAACCGATTCTGCCGATCTGGAATGGGGCATCTACCGACCATCCGGTGTATCGGGAGCTCTGGGCCGCTGGTCTGCCGGTCTTCCGGAATGTTCGTAATGCTGTCGGCGCAGCGCGGGCCTTGCTCGGGCACCCGGCACGAAACCCGGAGCTCCGCGAGGTTGTTCGGCTCGCGCGTGCGTTGCCCAGTCCGCCTCCCCGCGTCCGATCGACCACCCTGTTGGATGAGAGCCAGTCGACCCGCTGGTTGGAGGATCGTGGTTTCGAGTTCGCCGCTCATCGGACGGCCGACACTATCGCGGATGCCTGCGCGGCGGCGGACGAGATCGGTTATCCAGTTGTGTTGAAAGGCCGTGGCCACTCCCACAAGAGCGAGCACGGGTTCGTTCGAACGGGGCTCGACGGCCCCGAAGCCGTGAGTTCGGCCGCCGCGGAGATGCGATCACGTGGTGCCGAGGGTTTCCTGATCGCACAGCAGGTCTCGGAGGGGATCGAGCTCCTGGGCGGGATCAGCGTCGACCCAGTGCTCGGCCCGGTTGTCCTCATCGGCGCAGGCGGGGTCAACGCCGAAATGTATCGCGATGTTGCCCGCGCCGTTCTGCCCCTCACCCGTGCACGCGCGGAGAAAATGGTGGCAGGCCTGCGGATCTCTCCGCTGCTCGACGGCTGGCGTGGCGCGCAGCCTGCCGACAGGGCCGCGGTGGTCGATGCCGTGCTACGCCTCGCCGAGCTCGCAGCGACCGGCGAGGTCGCGGAACTGGATATCAATCCCTTGCTCGCGCGCGCCGATGGGGTCATCGGGCTGGACGCTCTGGTGCGGCTGACGACTCCGGCAGCCGACGTTCCCGAAACGCAGGCGCTATGA
- a CDS encoding ABC transporter substrate-binding protein: protein MRRTRTSLGLIFAAVLTLAVSACGSGDSGASRSAGPVTPRAAAGLPVAGCVGGWTDPADRTPDREPARCEANSPQPQPLPGKTKLLVTSSTLQSEFMANVRLAIANGEFEKENLEVELKQVPAADSINLLASGKSDISVGAPDSAFFNGLTAGIDLRWVLGNYFSADDSKAGLWIRDVDGRPGKISDLKGKNIGAIVGSGSVAMYPLTHGFADAGVDIDDVKFQSLPAADLVTSLENGAIPAAWLSDPYWTRISGQNGYTFAIGQPPAEPFGGIIFGPNMLKEKGDAGVAFVRALVRTVNTYLTGDYKADPAMAARVAEAVELPLEIIRQTPSMIFDWEIREGTSDRLQQSFQKTGVFKGSQILPESEVVDRSYYAEAVGQPAS from the coding sequence ATGAGAAGAACACGTACGTCACTGGGGCTCATCTTCGCCGCAGTGCTCACATTGGCCGTCTCGGCCTGCGGGAGCGGTGATTCGGGTGCCTCCCGATCCGCGGGTCCGGTAACCCCGAGAGCCGCGGCGGGCCTTCCCGTCGCGGGCTGTGTGGGCGGCTGGACCGATCCCGCCGACCGCACACCGGACAGGGAACCCGCGCGGTGTGAGGCGAATTCTCCCCAACCGCAACCGCTACCGGGCAAAACCAAGCTGCTGGTGACTTCGTCGACACTGCAGAGTGAGTTCATGGCCAACGTTCGTCTCGCGATAGCGAACGGCGAGTTCGAAAAGGAGAACCTCGAGGTCGAACTCAAACAGGTCCCCGCGGCGGACAGTATCAATCTCTTGGCCTCGGGAAAGTCCGATATCTCCGTCGGGGCACCGGATTCGGCATTCTTCAACGGGTTGACAGCCGGAATCGACCTGCGGTGGGTCCTGGGAAATTACTTCTCCGCCGACGACTCGAAGGCAGGACTATGGATTCGAGACGTGGACGGGCGTCCGGGGAAGATATCCGACCTGAAAGGTAAGAACATCGGCGCGATCGTGGGCTCGGGTAGCGTTGCGATGTATCCGCTCACACACGGGTTCGCCGACGCGGGTGTTGATATCGACGATGTGAAATTCCAGTCTTTGCCTGCGGCCGACCTGGTCACGTCGTTGGAGAACGGAGCGATACCCGCAGCGTGGCTGAGCGACCCCTACTGGACCCGGATCAGCGGCCAGAACGGTTACACGTTTGCGATCGGACAGCCTCCTGCCGAGCCGTTCGGCGGGATTATCTTCGGACCGAACATGCTGAAAGAGAAGGGTGATGCGGGCGTCGCTTTCGTCAGGGCTCTCGTGCGGACGGTCAACACGTACCTGACCGGTGACTACAAGGCCGATCCGGCGATGGCGGCGAGGGTGGCCGAGGCGGTCGAACTGCCGCTGGAAATCATCAGACAAACTCCGTCGATGATATTCGACTGGGAGATCCGCGAAGGAACTTCCGACCGCCTGCAACAGAGTTTTCAGAAGACCGGTGTGTTCAAGGGAAGTCAGATCCTGCCGGAGTCCGAGGTCGTGGATCGTTCGTATTACGCAGAGGCAGTGGGGCAGCCCGCCAGTTGA